The following coding sequences lie in one Listeria ivanovii subsp. londoniensis genomic window:
- a CDS encoding alpha/beta fold hydrolase, with protein sequence MSILKLEGANLAYQKVGQGPVLIFIPGANGTGDIFLPLAAELQEHFTVVTVDRRAYGKSEVTEALPERASLADDDYRVKRDAADIAALAKEVSDEPVYILGSSSGSIVAMHVLKDYLEVVKKIAFHEPPINTFLPDAKKWQDSNEEIVQTAINKNMAEAMQLFGKTLHIAPIDALSMSKPAVSTEDAIEKDPVTKQMKYWFQYEIRQYTSSDISVADFKPYIEKITLLNGTDSRGSFPQDVNKYLSEQTGLEIVEIPGGHLGYIQKPAGFAEVLLEMWR encoded by the coding sequence ATGAGTATTTTGAAATTAGAAGGAGCAAATTTAGCCTATCAAAAAGTTGGACAAGGGCCAGTACTTATTTTTATTCCCGGTGCAAATGGTACAGGTGATATCTTTTTGCCACTCGCAGCGGAATTGCAAGAACATTTTACTGTAGTAACTGTAGATCGTCGTGCTTATGGGAAAAGTGAAGTAACCGAAGCTTTACCCGAACGTGCAAGCCTAGCTGATGATGACTACCGAGTGAAAAGAGATGCAGCAGATATTGCGGCACTCGCAAAAGAAGTAAGCGACGAACCAGTCTATATTTTAGGTTCCAGCTCAGGGTCCATTGTTGCTATGCATGTACTTAAAGATTATCTAGAAGTGGTTAAAAAAATTGCTTTTCACGAACCGCCAATCAATACTTTTTTACCAGATGCAAAAAAATGGCAAGATTCCAATGAAGAAATCGTCCAAACTGCGATAAATAAAAATATGGCTGAGGCGATGCAACTATTTGGAAAAACACTCCATATTGCACCAATTGATGCGTTAAGTATGTCCAAACCAGCAGTATCTACAGAAGATGCGATAGAAAAAGATCCAGTAACGAAACAAATGAAATACTGGTTCCAATACGAAATTCGCCAATATACAAGTTCTGACATTTCAGTAGCGGATTTCAAGCCATATATTGAAAAAATTACTTTACTAAACGGGACTGACTCTAGAGGTTCATTCCCGCAAGATGTAAACAAATATTTATCCGAACAAACTGGACTTGAAATCGTAGAGATTCCGGGTGGACATTTAGGGTACATTCAAAAACCTGCTGGATTTGCTGAAGTACTTTTGGAAATGTGGCGCTAA
- a CDS encoding Crp/Fnr family transcriptional regulator produces MDIRTELQKSQLCEDLTDNQLTELMTQITVREKHYKNNEILFYTKEATKIFILVNGNVAIAKNTISGKRILGKSVSERGEITGEIYYFSHRNPFWEYAIALEPTTVLEISGIEKENLQQLDLTLQNCLLVNLLKSVTRKFEYIGEKVRITSEDSVRAKISNYLLGLQQEDGSIELTETREEIADYLDITRPSLSRELGRMQKENIIQIEGNKVIILDVVIFDAFIE; encoded by the coding sequence ATGGATATTCGAACAGAACTGCAAAAAAGCCAATTATGTGAAGATCTTACTGATAATCAATTGACCGAATTAATGACCCAAATTACCGTAAGAGAAAAACATTATAAAAATAATGAAATCTTATTTTATACAAAAGAAGCAACGAAAATTTTTATTTTAGTGAATGGAAATGTGGCGATTGCGAAAAACACCATTAGTGGTAAACGAATTCTTGGGAAAAGTGTGTCAGAACGAGGAGAGATTACTGGTGAAATTTACTATTTTTCTCACCGTAATCCTTTTTGGGAATATGCGATTGCTTTAGAGCCAACCACCGTTCTCGAAATTAGTGGGATTGAAAAAGAAAACCTACAACAATTAGATTTAACCCTTCAAAACTGTCTATTAGTAAACTTACTAAAAAGCGTAACGAGAAAATTTGAATATATCGGTGAAAAAGTACGGATCACGTCAGAGGATTCCGTTCGAGCCAAAATTAGTAATTATTTATTAGGATTACAACAAGAAGATGGAAGTATTGAATTAACTGAAACTAGAGAAGAAATTGCCGATTATTTAGATATCACTAGGCCCTCACTCTCAAGAGAACTTGGTAGAATGCAAAAAGAAAATATCATTCAAATCGAAGGAAATAAAGTCATAATTTTAGATGTAGTTATTTTTGATGCTTTTATCGAATAA
- a CDS encoding nuclear transport factor 2 family protein, which translates to MLLTRNLPYTDETMRAKADILELVQFERFCRDNALWDAMETCFMKDSSVKISWFQGTGHGFIEASKKMTNPAPHKIYNTQIWINGNRAVTIMQATIQTRSIINGVEMELNSDAKLVTRVERIDGSWYIKAFEGVYEKDSLTPVVPSENANVSANLLADFRKSYACLALSLTLNGYEIDNSLPGIDWPEQVTEFFKEADEWLLQ; encoded by the coding sequence ATGTTATTGACGAGAAATTTACCTTATACAGATGAAACAATGCGTGCCAAAGCGGATATTTTAGAATTGGTTCAATTTGAGCGATTTTGCCGAGATAATGCACTTTGGGATGCGATGGAAACTTGTTTTATGAAAGATTCTAGTGTAAAAATATCTTGGTTTCAAGGGACTGGCCATGGATTTATCGAAGCTTCTAAAAAGATGACTAATCCAGCACCACACAAAATCTATAACACGCAAATTTGGATTAACGGTAACCGCGCTGTTACTATCATGCAAGCGACAATCCAAACACGTTCTATCATAAATGGCGTGGAAATGGAATTAAACTCAGATGCTAAGTTGGTTACACGTGTCGAACGAATAGACGGATCTTGGTATATTAAAGCATTTGAAGGCGTTTATGAAAAAGACTCGCTAACCCCTGTTGTGCCAAGTGAAAATGCCAATGTCTCAGCCAATCTATTAGCCGATTTCAGAAAAAGTTATGCTTGTTTAGCACTTTCTTTAACATTAAATGGCTATGAAATCGACAATAGCTTACCAGGAATTGATTGGCCGGAACAAGTGACTGAATTTTTCAAAGAAGCAGATGAATGGTTGTTGCAATAA
- a CDS encoding SGNH/GDSL hydrolase family protein: MEKSKTVQFLLFFSVIALILSIIGVGSIWFGQKNHPASETKKETKQSDTKVDKKQATFKITALGDSLTYGVGDIEGGGYVRVVEDYYKKATKNVEQVNLAISGAKSEQLLKQLDQKEVQNQIKSANIILMTIGGNDLFRGGEALDDFASDAIKQAETSYEKNLQQIYQTIQKLNPTAPVFHIGLYNPFMTLENATEMSSVVAKWNMDSQNLTQKEKGIIYIPTFDLFQQNGEAYLATDKFHPNHAGYQFIGNRVTEVIQTGGGANDDGSSTSSN, translated from the coding sequence ATGGAAAAAAGTAAAACAGTCCAATTTTTACTGTTTTTTTCAGTTATAGCTCTTATTCTAAGCATTATTGGCGTCGGTTCCATCTGGTTTGGACAAAAAAATCATCCAGCAAGTGAAACAAAGAAAGAGACAAAGCAAAGTGACACAAAAGTTGATAAAAAACAAGCTACTTTTAAAATTACAGCACTTGGGGATTCGCTGACTTATGGGGTGGGCGATATAGAAGGTGGCGGCTATGTTCGAGTTGTGGAAGATTATTATAAAAAAGCTACTAAAAACGTAGAGCAGGTGAACTTAGCCATTAGTGGCGCAAAATCGGAGCAACTATTGAAACAACTTGATCAAAAAGAGGTACAAAATCAAATTAAATCAGCGAACATTATTCTGATGACAATCGGTGGAAACGATTTGTTTCGCGGTGGGGAAGCGCTAGATGATTTCGCTAGTGATGCTATTAAACAAGCGGAAACTAGCTATGAAAAAAATTTGCAGCAAATCTACCAAACAATTCAGAAGTTAAACCCCACTGCCCCAGTTTTCCATATTGGTCTTTATAATCCATTTATGACATTGGAAAATGCAACCGAAATGTCGAGCGTGGTGGCGAAGTGGAATATGGACAGCCAAAACTTAACGCAAAAAGAAAAGGGGATCATTTATATCCCGACTTTTGATTTATTTCAGCAAAACGGAGAAGCATATTTAGCAACAGATAAATTTCATCCGAATCATGCCGGATATCAGTTTATTGGTAACCGAGTGACAGAAGTTATCCAGACAGGAGGCGGAGCAAATGATGACGGATCCAGCACTTCAAGTAACTGA
- a CDS encoding ABC transporter ATP-binding protein translates to MTDPALQVTDLHKKIRKRAIIKGISFEVMPGEVFGFLGPNGAGKTTTIRMIVGLIKPTSGTILIGGKDIRKNFTEAMRGLGSIVENPEFYGFLTGQENLAYFARMDASIKKERIQEVTELIGLEKRINDRVSTYSLGMRQRLGIAQALLSKPKLLILDEPTNGLDPSGIHEMRDFIRALARNEGISVLVSSHLLSEIELLCDRVAIMTDGTIIKTDQVSHLLNSREQLRWRVTPFEKAKTILEKLTTLEIDEECLVTPMNEKSAEWNEQLVAQGIQVHEIDKRKPSLEDLFLELTGGQSID, encoded by the coding sequence ATGACGGATCCAGCACTTCAAGTAACTGATTTACATAAAAAAATTCGCAAACGAGCTATTATTAAAGGAATTTCTTTTGAAGTCATGCCAGGAGAAGTATTCGGATTTCTTGGACCAAATGGAGCTGGGAAAACAACAACCATTCGGATGATTGTTGGTCTAATTAAGCCAACATCAGGAACAATTTTAATTGGCGGAAAAGATATTCGGAAAAATTTTACAGAAGCAATGCGAGGCCTTGGATCAATTGTTGAAAATCCAGAATTCTACGGATTTTTGACCGGACAAGAAAATCTCGCTTATTTTGCTCGAATGGATGCATCCATAAAAAAAGAACGAATCCAAGAGGTAACTGAATTAATAGGTCTAGAAAAACGAATAAATGATCGTGTTTCTACTTACTCGCTTGGCATGCGTCAACGGCTTGGAATTGCCCAGGCGTTACTTTCAAAACCGAAATTATTAATTCTTGATGAACCGACGAATGGGCTTGATCCATCTGGCATCCACGAAATGCGCGACTTTATCCGCGCACTCGCCAGAAACGAAGGAATTAGCGTACTTGTATCCTCTCATTTACTTAGTGAAATTGAATTGCTTTGTGACCGTGTCGCGATTATGACAGACGGAACGATTATTAAAACCGATCAAGTGTCGCATTTACTCAATTCCCGTGAACAACTTCGCTGGCGTGTAACCCCTTTTGAAAAGGCAAAAACAATTCTAGAAAAACTAACGACACTTGAAATCGACGAGGAATGCCTAGTGACTCCGATGAACGAAAAGAGTGCAGAGTGGAACGAGCAGCTAGTGGCACAAGGAATTCAAGTCCACGAAATTGATAAACGCAAACCTTCTCTAGAAGACCTATTCCTAGAATTAACAGGAGGTCAGTCTATTGATTAA
- a CDS encoding ABC transporter permease — protein MINLVYNEQLKLWRKKRLIVILTLVAIIVAIFTYAQFRQYQEDEKQAGTSDWHVQTQQEIVDLENRLGTGRLPEEYQKYFKVLVGQLQYYLDKDINPNAPGAPTFLKTFVENGISLLFPLFIMVIAADLISAETSAGTMKFLLTRPVKRWRILTSKYISMLLSISAIMILSAVIAYLISGVVFGYSGWNAPVLTGFSVKDGAISTAGVYQLPVWQLLLMEFGLAWFVSVVVGVLTMFVSVLVRSTAAVMGIMLASLITGTILTNLVSSWPSAKYLFMVNLQLTNYLNGSSPPVEGMTLNFSMLVLTVWMLVAFVLSYFIFTKRDVY, from the coding sequence TTGATTAATTTAGTCTATAATGAACAACTAAAACTCTGGCGCAAAAAAAGATTAATTGTTATCCTGACGCTTGTTGCAATTATTGTTGCAATTTTTACCTATGCACAGTTCAGACAGTATCAGGAAGATGAAAAACAAGCAGGGACAAGTGATTGGCACGTACAGACCCAACAAGAGATTGTCGACCTTGAAAATAGGCTCGGTACAGGACGACTTCCAGAAGAATATCAAAAATACTTTAAAGTGCTAGTCGGACAACTTCAATATTATTTGGATAAAGATATTAATCCAAATGCACCAGGCGCCCCCACTTTCTTAAAAACATTTGTCGAAAATGGGATTAGTTTGTTATTTCCACTGTTTATTATGGTTATAGCTGCTGATTTGATTTCCGCAGAAACAAGCGCTGGGACGATGAAATTTTTACTCACTAGACCCGTGAAAAGGTGGCGAATTTTGACGAGTAAGTATATTTCGATGCTCCTCTCGATATCGGCGATAATGATCTTATCGGCAGTTATCGCCTACTTGATTTCGGGAGTTGTTTTCGGTTATAGTGGCTGGAATGCTCCAGTCCTTACTGGATTTAGTGTAAAAGATGGAGCAATAAGTACAGCAGGCGTATACCAGCTTCCAGTTTGGCAACTTTTATTAATGGAATTCGGTCTTGCCTGGTTTGTTAGTGTCGTTGTCGGTGTGCTTACAATGTTTGTGTCGGTTCTCGTTCGTTCGACAGCAGCCGTCATGGGGATTATGCTTGCTTCCTTAATTACTGGAACAATCCTAACCAATCTCGTCAGCTCCTGGCCAAGTGCGAAATATTTATTTATGGTTAATCTACAACTTACCAACTATTTAAACGGATCCAGTCCACCAGTGGAAGGAATGACGTTGAATTTTTCGATGCTCGTCTTAACAGTATGGATGTTAGTCGCATTCGTCTTATCTTACTTTATTTTCACTAAAAGAGATGTTTATTAA
- a CDS encoding VOC family protein, producing the protein MIQGIHHISALTKSFTLNHHFYSDILGLRLVKNTVNQANIKMRHLFYGDYAGTPGTLLTFFEVPKIGSSYYERSYFGNITLGIPKDTTNYWEKRLTDFTIPFEKTEKALILYDPDRMGIILMEIAETTSHPTIHTDIVSAKQIVRILGADYHVPSPIETSQFFTNYFGLESHNGVLVDSSQMSFTRLYKTRSEKKSRTGRGTIDHIAYTVKTKEAVDKLHKIAFQNKLKIEEFVDREYFKSLYIKEPSGLRIEFASAEPGFTLDEPLETLGEKLALPSFLEEKRTEIETYFGGEK; encoded by the coding sequence ATGATTCAAGGAATACATCACATATCTGCATTAACCAAATCATTTACTCTAAATCACCATTTTTATTCAGATATATTAGGGCTTAGGCTCGTCAAAAATACAGTCAATCAAGCAAATATTAAGATGCGACATTTGTTTTATGGAGATTATGCAGGTACTCCAGGAACTTTGCTCACATTTTTTGAAGTTCCAAAAATTGGTTCAAGTTATTACGAACGGTCCTATTTTGGTAATATCACGTTAGGAATACCTAAAGACACAACCAACTACTGGGAAAAAAGGCTAACCGATTTTACTATACCTTTTGAAAAAACAGAGAAGGCTTTAATCTTATACGATCCCGACCGAATGGGTATCATCCTAATGGAAATTGCTGAAACCACATCGCACCCTACCATCCATACTGATATAGTTAGCGCAAAACAAATCGTTCGGATTCTCGGAGCAGACTATCACGTACCAAGCCCAATTGAAACGAGCCAATTTTTTACGAATTATTTTGGATTAGAAAGTCATAATGGGGTATTAGTAGATAGTAGCCAAATGAGCTTTACTAGGCTTTATAAAACAAGGTCAGAGAAAAAATCACGAACTGGTCGAGGAACGATTGACCATATTGCTTATACAGTCAAAACAAAAGAAGCGGTTGATAAGCTTCACAAAATAGCATTTCAAAACAAATTGAAAATAGAAGAATTCGTGGACCGAGAATACTTTAAAAGTTTATATATTAAAGAACCGAGTGGACTGCGAATCGAATTTGCAAGCGCCGAACCAGGTTTTACGCTTGATGAGCCACTGGAAACACTCGGAGAAAAACTTGCTTTACCAAGCTTTTTAGAAGAAAAAAGAACGGAAATTGAAACTTATTTTGGAGGAGAAAAATAA
- a CDS encoding ring-cleaving dioxygenase, with protein MIKELKGIHHVTAMTSSAEKNYAFFTEVLGMRLVKKTVNQDDIHTYHLFFADDKGSAGTDMTFFDFPNLPKGRHGTDSISRVSFRVPTDAALEYWLNRFNQLEVPHGDIKTLFGKKYLTFQDFDDQQLQLISDENNEGVAPGTPWKNGPVPEKYAIYGLGPVFLTVGSLANMEAILSSIFGFRKVAEENSLHLYEVGEGGNGAQVIVEERTDIPAAMQGYGGVHHVAFRVEDNDELQKWIERMNTIEIPNSGYVNRFYFESLYVPVSERILFEFATDGPGFANDEPYETLGEKLALPPFLEPKRAEIEKMVRPIYTKRS; from the coding sequence ATGATTAAAGAGTTAAAAGGAATCCATCATGTAACAGCGATGACAAGTAGTGCTGAAAAAAATTATGCATTTTTCACAGAAGTTTTAGGAATGCGTTTAGTGAAAAAGACTGTAAACCAAGATGATATTCATACGTATCACTTGTTTTTTGCAGATGATAAAGGGTCTGCTGGAACAGATATGACATTTTTTGATTTTCCGAATTTACCAAAAGGACGACATGGTACAGATAGTATTTCGCGTGTTTCTTTCCGTGTACCAACAGATGCCGCACTAGAATATTGGCTTAATCGTTTTAACCAGTTAGAAGTTCCACATGGTGATATTAAAACGCTATTTGGTAAAAAATATCTAACATTCCAGGATTTTGATGACCAACAGCTACAACTTATTTCAGATGAAAATAATGAAGGTGTAGCCCCAGGAACCCCTTGGAAAAATGGACCAGTTCCAGAAAAATATGCTATTTACGGTTTAGGACCAGTATTTTTAACAGTAGGTTCATTAGCTAATATGGAGGCAATCTTATCATCAATATTTGGTTTTAGAAAAGTAGCAGAAGAAAATAGTTTGCATTTATATGAAGTTGGCGAAGGTGGAAATGGCGCACAGGTTATCGTTGAAGAAAGAACCGATATTCCTGCAGCGATGCAAGGATATGGCGGCGTTCACCATGTAGCCTTTCGTGTAGAAGATAATGATGAATTACAAAAATGGATTGAACGAATGAATACCATTGAAATACCAAATTCTGGCTATGTAAATCGTTTTTATTTTGAATCGCTATATGTTCCAGTATCAGAGAGAATCTTATTTGAATTTGCAACAGATGGTCCAGGATTTGCAAACGATGAACCTTATGAAACGCTAGGAGAAAAACTTGCTTTACCACCATTTTTAGAACCAAAAAGAGCAGAAATCGAAAAAATGGTTCGTCCCATTTATACAAAAAGGAGTTGA
- a CDS encoding alpha/beta hydrolase, translating into MEHLFIPGKKNDLAPLLLLHGTGGDEKSLIEVAEFINSDAPILSLRGDIKEGGANRFFKRFHDGSLDLNDLEIKTKELIDTTRELAQKYELDFEKIIAVGYSNGANIAANALLQAEDSFHQAILFHAMPAGNNQPDFSINHRSVFLSAGLNDPLITAEASKELVEILEKRGAKVETVWTAAGHALTMEELEEAKKWYQNNQK; encoded by the coding sequence ATGGAACATCTTTTTATTCCAGGTAAGAAGAACGACCTTGCACCACTATTATTACTTCATGGTACAGGTGGAGATGAGAAATCACTTATCGAAGTAGCTGAATTTATCAATAGTGATGCGCCAATTCTTTCTTTAAGGGGTGATATTAAAGAGGGCGGTGCAAATCGATTTTTTAAACGATTCCATGATGGCAGTTTGGATTTAAATGATTTAGAGATTAAAACAAAAGAGTTAATTGACACAACACGGGAATTAGCGCAGAAATATGAGCTGGATTTTGAAAAAATTATTGCAGTTGGTTATTCTAATGGAGCCAATATTGCTGCCAATGCCTTACTTCAAGCAGAAGATAGTTTTCACCAAGCAATTTTGTTTCATGCAATGCCAGCAGGAAATAACCAACCAGATTTTTCAATTAACCATCGAAGTGTCTTTTTATCAGCAGGTTTAAATGACCCACTAATTACCGCGGAAGCTTCCAAAGAACTTGTGGAAATTCTAGAAAAACGTGGAGCAAAAGTAGAAACAGTTTGGACAGCTGCAGGGCATGCATTAACAATGGAAGAATTAGAAGAAGCAAAAAAATGGTATCAAAACAACCAAAAGTGA
- a CDS encoding flavin reductase family protein codes for MAIFKSADLTQKENYKFLTGSIIPRPIAFVTTLAEDGVTVNAAPFSFFNIVSSDPAIISIAVQRVNGVQKDTARNAAFTKELNIHIVNEEIVEEVNKTAARLAPDVSEMTLTNLHLAPVPEMKTPKIVEATIVLTAKLEALIPIADDEGQVVADLILARVETYEVDDTVFDKENGYILPEALAPVGRMAGNDYTKLGEIFQLERPI; via the coding sequence ATGGCTATTTTTAAAAGTGCTGATTTAACACAAAAAGAGAATTATAAATTTTTGACAGGAAGTATTATTCCGCGACCAATTGCTTTTGTAACAACACTTGCTGAAGATGGGGTGACGGTGAACGCTGCCCCATTCAGTTTTTTTAATATAGTTTCAAGTGATCCAGCCATTATTTCCATTGCCGTTCAGCGTGTAAACGGAGTGCAGAAAGATACTGCAAGAAATGCTGCTTTTACTAAAGAGCTAAATATTCATATTGTGAATGAAGAAATAGTAGAAGAAGTAAATAAAACTGCTGCTAGACTGGCTCCTGACGTTAGTGAAATGACACTTACTAATTTACATTTAGCGCCTGTACCAGAGATGAAAACACCTAAAATTGTAGAAGCAACGATCGTATTAACGGCTAAGTTAGAGGCGTTAATTCCAATTGCTGATGATGAAGGACAAGTGGTGGCTGACTTAATACTTGCACGTGTAGAAACATATGAAGTAGACGATACAGTTTTTGATAAAGAGAATGGATACATTTTACCAGAAGCACTGGCACCAGTTGGACGAATGGCTGGAAATGATTATACAAAACTAGGTGAAATTTTTCAGTTGGAACGGCCAATTTAG
- the hflX gene encoding GTPase HflX, producing MEKKVLIVGVSQKQKDFDYSMEELANLAAANNMKVVGELRQNMDRENRATYVGKGKVDEVKGLAEMQEAQLIIFNDELSPSQIRNLEEALELDVMDRTGLILAIFANRAKTKEAQLQVEIAKLQYELPRIFGQGEDMDQQSGKGGLSNRGSGEKKIETDRRTIKDQIRHLQKELAVLVDDREVRRRKRKKNEIPVVSLVGYTNAGKSTTMNGLVRAYSETTNKQVFEQDMLFATLETSVREIVLPDNKQFLLTDTVGFVSKLPHQLVKAFRSTLEEARDADLLIHVVDYSDPHYKTMMKTTEETLKAVGVEDVPVIYAYNKADLLEDEIYPKQTDNTIVFSAREQPSLAFLTEIIKKELFASYEKCEYLIPFEAGQIVAYLNDHAKVLETEYLENGTKILAEVSPADLQKLKKYQIEV from the coding sequence ATGGAGAAAAAAGTATTAATCGTTGGTGTGAGCCAAAAACAAAAAGATTTTGATTATTCAATGGAAGAATTAGCCAACTTAGCGGCTGCAAATAATATGAAAGTTGTGGGAGAACTGCGACAAAATATGGATCGTGAAAACCGAGCAACCTATGTTGGTAAAGGAAAAGTAGATGAAGTTAAAGGGCTAGCAGAAATGCAAGAAGCTCAGTTAATTATTTTTAATGATGAACTATCGCCGTCACAAATACGAAACTTAGAAGAAGCACTTGAACTGGATGTGATGGACAGAACGGGATTGATTTTAGCCATCTTTGCGAATCGAGCAAAAACAAAAGAAGCCCAACTTCAAGTAGAAATTGCAAAACTTCAATATGAACTACCACGAATTTTTGGGCAAGGCGAAGATATGGATCAACAAAGCGGAAAAGGCGGGCTTAGCAACCGGGGATCTGGAGAAAAGAAAATTGAAACAGACCGTAGAACGATTAAAGATCAAATTCGTCATTTACAAAAAGAGTTAGCCGTGCTTGTGGATGACCGCGAAGTACGTCGTCGTAAACGGAAGAAAAATGAAATTCCGGTCGTATCACTTGTTGGTTATACTAATGCTGGGAAGTCAACTACGATGAACGGTTTGGTACGAGCTTATAGTGAAACAACAAATAAACAAGTTTTTGAGCAGGACATGCTTTTTGCGACACTTGAAACGAGCGTCCGCGAAATCGTGTTACCAGACAATAAACAATTTTTACTAACAGATACAGTTGGATTTGTTAGTAAGTTACCACATCAACTTGTCAAAGCGTTTCGTTCCACGCTAGAAGAAGCTCGTGATGCAGATTTACTCATTCATGTAGTTGATTATTCTGATCCGCATTACAAAACGATGATGAAAACAACCGAAGAAACATTGAAAGCTGTTGGTGTAGAAGATGTTCCCGTTATTTATGCTTATAACAAAGCAGACCTTTTAGAGGACGAAATCTATCCAAAACAAACCGACAATACAATCGTTTTTTCCGCACGAGAACAACCAAGTCTAGCATTTTTAACTGAAATCATTAAAAAAGAACTATTCGCTAGCTATGAAAAATGTGAATATCTGATTCCATTTGAAGCAGGGCAAATTGTTGCTTATTTAAATGATCATGCCAAAGTTTTGGAGACTGAGTATCTGGAAAATGGAACAAAAATCTTAGCAGAAGTGAGCCCGGCAGACCTACAAAAATTAAAAAAATATCAGATAGAAGTGTAA
- a CDS encoding metallophosphoesterase encodes MKKTGWGILGAVAAFTGYAYWSTKHLTCTNYEIVSDKIPAEWDGASFVQLSDLHSASFGLYNNPLLSMVNELAPDAVFLTGDILDGDESPVVAMALVRKLAKAFPTFYVSGNHEGRSAFYEDFKADMEAHQVTVLENERYFLKKNDAAIMIAGVMDPRFSKEDWLAADLPKSEWEKEALTASLDEATYHLSPDYFTILLAHRPEFWPLYQAYPVDVVLSGHAHGGQFRFPLTEGLFAPGQGFLPKWTAGIHRAGQKALIVSRGLGNATIIPRLFNDPEVIQITLKAKKES; translated from the coding sequence ATGAAAAAAACAGGTTGGGGTATACTCGGGGCAGTAGCTGCTTTTACAGGGTATGCGTATTGGTCGACAAAACATTTAACATGCACTAATTATGAAATAGTGTCTGATAAAATACCAGCAGAATGGGATGGAGCAAGCTTTGTTCAACTTTCAGATCTGCACAGTGCAAGTTTTGGTTTATATAATAATCCTTTGTTAAGTATGGTGAATGAACTAGCTCCAGATGCCGTATTTTTAACAGGTGATATACTGGACGGGGATGAATCTCCTGTTGTCGCAATGGCTTTAGTACGAAAACTTGCAAAAGCTTTTCCGACATTTTATGTGAGCGGAAATCATGAAGGTAGAAGCGCTTTTTATGAAGATTTTAAGGCGGATATGGAAGCTCATCAAGTCACAGTACTTGAGAATGAACGCTACTTTCTAAAGAAAAATGACGCTGCTATTATGATTGCAGGCGTAATGGATCCACGTTTTTCGAAAGAGGATTGGTTAGCAGCCGATTTACCAAAAAGCGAATGGGAAAAAGAAGCATTAACGGCATCACTTGACGAAGCAACGTATCATTTATCACCTGATTACTTTACGATTTTACTTGCGCATCGGCCGGAGTTTTGGCCCTTATATCAAGCCTATCCGGTTGATGTCGTATTATCTGGTCATGCTCATGGAGGTCAATTTAGATTTCCGCTTACAGAAGGATTATTCGCTCCTGGTCAAGGCTTTTTACCAAAATGGACAGCAGGTATTCATCGTGCTGGCCAAAAAGCGCTAATTGTTAGCCGTGGACTTGGAAATGCTACTATAATCCCACGACTTTTCAACGACCCAGAAGTGATACAGATTACACTTAAAGCAAAAAAGGAGTCTTAA